A window from Podospora bellae-mahoneyi strain CBS 112042 chromosome 1 map unlocalized CBS112042p_1, whole genome shotgun sequence encodes these proteins:
- the UNG1 gene encoding uracil DNA glycosylase (BUSCO:EOG09264GMT; COG:L; EggNog:ENOG503NWWC), which yields MSTLKRKAGPQTGGADAKKVKQGSIMSFFGSSPAAKPSATNSSGLPTTPNSSFTAPTDPAAARFDKDKWVATLTPEQKRLLQLEIDTLDESWLVHLKDEIVTKEFLDLKRFLEREYAAGKKIFPPKEDIYSWSRHTPFTTTRIVILGQDPYHNHNQAHGLAFSVLPPTPAPPSLKNIYTCLGKDYPSFNPPPNKAGLLTPWAKRGVLMLNTCLTVRAHEANSHSNRGWEKFTQKCIDLVAAKRTTGVVFLAWGTPAGKRVLKVDQKRHLVLKSVHPSPLSASRGFFQCGHFRKANEWLGERYGLKGRVDWALNEGESVLESDEPSPRPRVEKGEVAKRVEEVVRGAVMGRRVDLNEIARGLSRSPKGGSCSPKEEKGKKKEEEVERDDDGENVDPGEEEEWDALMREKGL from the exons ATGTCGACCCTCAAACGCAAAGCCGGCCCCCAAACAGGCGGAGCCGACGCGAAAAAGGTCAAGCAAGGAAGCATCATGTCTTTCTTTGGGAGCTCTCCGGCGGCGAAACCGTCAGCTACCAACAGCTCCggcctccccaccacccccaactcaTCCTTCACCGCGCCCACCGACCCAGCCGCCGCGAGGTTTGACAAGGACAAATGGGTGGCCACCCTGACGCCAGAGCAGAAAAGGCTGCTGCAGCTCGAGATTGACACCCTTGACGAGAGCTGGCTGGTGCACCTGAAGGATGAAATCGTCACAAAGGAATTTTTGGATCTAAAGAggtttttggagagggagtatGCTGCTGGAAAAAAGATTTTTCCCCCAAAGGAGGATATTTACTCTTG GTCCCGACACACCCCCTTCACAACCACACGGATTGTAATTCTCGGTCAAGACCcctaccacaaccacaaccaagcCCACGGTCTGGCGTTCAGTGTCCTCCCCCCTACTCCTGCGCCCCCTTCGTTGAAAAACATATATACCTGCCTCGGGAAAGACTACCCCTCGTTCAACCCGCCCCCCAACAAGGCCGGGCTGTTGACTCCCTGGGCCAAACGTGGGGTTCTCATGCTCAACACGTGCCTTACCGTCCGCGCTCACGAGGCAAACTCGCATTCCAACCGCGGCTGGGAAAAGTTTACGCAAAAGTGCATTGATCTCGTTGCCGCCAAGCGAACAACGGGAGTGGTTTTTTTGGCGTGGGGCACGCCggctgggaagagggtgctAAAGGTTGATCAGAAGAGGCATCTGGTGCTGAAGAGTGTGCACCCTTCTCCGCTGAGCGCGTCGAGGGGTTTTTTTCAGTGTGGGCACTTTAGGAAGGCGAATGAGTGGCTTGGGGAGAGGTAtgggttgaaggggagggtggactGGGCGCTGAATGAGGGGGAGAGTGTCTTGGAGAGTGACGAGCCGAgtccgaggccgagggtggagaagggggaggttgcgaaacgggtggaggaggtggtgaggggggcggtTATGGGACGGAGGGTGGATTTGAATGAGATTGCTAGGGGGTTGAGTAGGAGTCCGAAGGGGGGGAGTTGTTCgccaaaggaggagaaggggaagaagaaggaggaggaggtggagagggatgatgatggggagaatGTGGAtccgggagaggaggaggagtgggatgctttgatgagggagaaggggttgtaa
- a CDS encoding uncharacterized protein (COG:S; EggNog:ENOG503NUFE) — translation MFRSSTPDPPKSKTRFWNKMPSLFSRLKGKDGKKSKKGQLDLDDQLAKKPRWEGDAWARKTVDPEEVEELLRFSTEELKARALDLPFLLLPFRPTSDPSAVRTFVRHLFGNRDGAQTLYGEALAQELRMTEPMVISGVVKWCWSRLPGGVVGWDSYELFSLGEQDSNLARDSFKTFIPLSFENRKAQAQIVFHFFDLLSAVAAHGKTNGFGGRKLSRMAAWWAFEQTEADRANGFEGAYKAWLKAADATSHLFFAYLRSLAPEPVVGGISLLPMSLQKLLQETEYPPQRPHLLQTSTYRVAMIVDTVSPTPFALLRRANHFQYRDDDRALKQWSEYEDPIKALTEECVRVLRAISAANQSHAVSSSKHSTSLRDASWSRFEDIGFASALEEEDELDDSLAVQRQQQGMRNTPASGNDLGRPTTPSWADFLSSGFVDEKSNTSHLLPPDKVLPPIETNLRQRSSQSHRPRLENENHLEPGELASITRFDLDDAFWWVWLTSLAPEETSERKSTFGRCAVIETIIRDGRWLVMEEIVKGAAPDPAEGAYIAEKKGFFSWTRRSKTSGLNRRKSTAGKHALEKSDNYLNTSSTMGFSKTSIGPDQQAKIQAAAQQLQAQERQKAQPQAVERRGRSDADYMHEKTNSVFTLQASILNEASPAVKWANKYDKDAIREAYLADNSAGRGDSTASSVNGITPPAANGNERPPQPPPKSTPQPQPAPITIPAPATVTPRTETPTPETPRAAEKELEAPKDVHPVERVSDGGGRSTPAPPPKPKDQVASVTSMELTREQMVSPEPDSPERKQNKLQKELSKSPTATGGFRKLFGRARRSSKVPDSAPEQLNSMLASPTAAAAAAPVKAITPEQPPKQETPQPLPPKVEPATALPARKAVPPAAAPAAAPAPAPVAAAPEPQTEPTYEPSVHEDVSRVNTRDAAAASEEFSRFDQGPLLDQPAFVPDEEDTDTDDAVPPPIARHSSRSPLPSPALPQAPKQQAPAPAPAPAKRQLPAPAPAVPEAMDRWAQIRKNAAERAAQRGPASPASPPPPVSPEMRRPAPRFARKDETDGDTSGEETIESRVARIKARVAELTSNQEGMGGPGARSPPPPIRR, via the exons ATGTTTCGGTCTTCCACTCCTGACCCTCCAAAATCCAAGACACGCTTCTGGAACAAGATGCCGAGTCTTTTCTCCCGcctcaagggcaaggacGGGAAGAAATCCAAAAAGGGCCAGCTCGATCTCGACGACCAATTAGCAAAGAAACCACGATGGGAGGGCGACGCCTGGGCTCGCAAGACGGTCGATcctgaggaggtggaggaattGCTTCGATTTTCTACAGAAGAGCTCAAGGCGCGAG CTCTCGATCTTCCCTTTTTACTACTTCCCTTCCGACCAACGTCGGACCCGAGTGCTGTTCGCACCTTTGTGCGACACCTTTTCGGCAACAGAGATGGCGCCCAAACACTGTATGGAGAGGCATTGGCGCAGGAGCTGCGCATGACGGAGCCCATG GTTATCTCGGGCGTTGTGAAATGGTGCTGGAGCAGACTTCCGGGCGGTGTGGTAGGGTGGGATTCTTATGAGTTGTTCAGCCTTGGAGAGCAAGACTCGAACCTGGCCAGAGACTCTTTCAAGACCTTTATTCCGCTCAGCTTTGAGAACAGAAAGGCGCAGGCGCAAATCGTCTTTCACTTTTTCGACCTGCTGTCGGCAGTTGCCGCCCACGGGAAGACGAACGGGTTCGGCGGGCGCAAACTCTCACGGATGGCTGCATGGTGGGCTTTCGAGCAGACCGAAGCCGACAGGGCCAATGGGTTCGAGGGCGCGTACAAGGCGTGGCTCAAGGCTGCCGATGCTACAAGCCATCTTTTCTTTGCGTACCTCAGATCCCTCGCGCCAGAACCAGTGGTTGGCGGCATTTCGCTGCTACCCATGTCGTTGCAGAAGCTTCTCCAGGAGACCGAATACCCGCCGCAGAGGCCCCATCTCTTGCAAACATCTACTTACAGGGTTGCCATGATAGTCGATACTGTTTCACCAACACCGTTTGCCCTCTTGAGACGAGCCAACCACTTCCAATACCGCGACGACGACCGAGCTTTGAAGCAGTGGTCTGAATACGAGGATCCCATCAAGGCCCTGACCGAGGAGTGCGTCAGAGTTCTTCGGGCCATCTCGGCCGCGAACCAGTCACACGCCGTTTCGAGTTCGAAACACTCGACCAGTCTTCGTGACGCTTCGTGGTCTCGATTTGAGGACATTGGGTTTGCGAGTgctctggaggaggaagacgaatTGGACGACTCGCTGGCAGTTCAACGACAACAGCAGGGAATGCGGAACACGCCCGCCTCTGGCAACGACTTGGGAcggccaacaacaccatcctggGCCGACTTTTTGTCTTCGGGTTTCGTTGACGAGAAGAGCAACACGAGCCACTTGCTGCCGCCTGACAAGGTCCTTCCCCCCATCGAGACGAACCTCCGCCAACGCAGCTCGCAGTCCCACAGACCGAGACTCGAGAACGAAAACCATCTTGAACCTGGCGAGCTCGCTAGCATCACCCGCTTCGATCTTGATGATGCTTTCTGGTGGGTTTGGCTGACCAGTTTGGCTCCTGAGGAGACTTCGGAAAGGAAGTCTACTTTTGGGCGCTGTGCCGTGATTGAGACTATTATTCGAGATGGTCGCTGGTTGGTCATGGAGGAAATCGTCAAGGGCGCTGCCCCTGATCCGGCCGAGGGAGCCTACAttgcggagaagaagggcttCTTCAGTTGGACCCGCCGTTCCAAGACTTCTGGCCTGAACAGGAGAAAGTCGACCGCAGGAAAGCATGCTTTGGAAAAGAGCGATAATTACCTGAACACGAGCTCCACCATGGGCTTCAGCAAGACCAGCATTGGCCCTGACCAGCAAGCCAAGATTCAGGCAGCTGCGCAACAGCTCCAGGCCCAGGAGAGGCAAAAGGCCCAACCCCAGGCCGTGgagcggagggggaggagcgaTGCCGACTACATGCACGAGAAGACCAACAGCGTCTTCACACTGCAGGCGAGCATCCTTAATGAGGCGTCTCCGGCTGTTAAGTGGGCGAACAAGTATGACAAGGACGCGATTAGAGAGGCCTATTTGGCAGATAACAGCGCCGGCCGTGGCGATAGCACAGCTTCTAGCGTCAACGGAATCACTCCTCCTGCTGCAAATGGCAATGAGCGTCCTCCTCAGCCGCCTCCCAAGTCAACaccgcaacctcaacctgCCCCGATCACTATCCCCGCACCCGCTACTGTTACTCCTCGGACAGAAACGCCGACCCCAGAGACGCCCAGGGCCGCagagaaggagctggaagcACCCAAAGATGTCCACCCTGTCGAACGGGTATCTGACGGTGGAGGTCGAAGCACGCCTGCGCCTccacccaagcccaaggatCAGGTCGCCAGCGTCACTAGCATGGAGTTGACTCGTGAGCAAATGGTTTCGCCCGAGCCCGATAGTCCGGAGAGGAAGCAGAATAAGCTGCAGAAGGAATTATCCAAGAGTCCCACTGCTACCGGCGGCTTCAGGAAACTGTTCGGTCGTGCTAGGAGGTCATCCAAGGTGCCTGATAGCGCTCCTGAGCAGCTCAACAGCATGCTTGCTTCCCCAAcagctgccgctgccgctgccccCGTCAAGGCCATCACCCCTGAGCAACCTCCGAAGCAGGAAACTCCTCAACCATTGCCCCCCAAGGTTGAGCCGGCTACGGCCCTTCCTGCTCGCAAGGCGGTTCCTCCCGCGGCGGCTCCTGCTGCCGCCCCAGCTCCCGCCCcagtggctgctgctcctgagcCTCAGACCGAACCCACCTATGAGCCGTCTGTTCATGAGGATGTGTCCCGCGTCAACACTCGGgatgctgccgctgccagcGAGGAGTTCTCCCGCTTTGATCAGGGACCTCTCCTTGACCAGCCCGCGTTTGTTCCGGATGAAGAGGACACCGACACTGATGATGCCGTGCCCCCTCCTATTGCCCGGCACTCGTCCCGCTCCCCTCTGCCATCGCCTGCGTTGCCACAAGCTCCCAAGCAACAGGCACCCGCACCTGCACCTGCGCCAGCTAAGCGTCAGCTTCCAGCGCCGGCGCCCGCCGTACCCGAGGCGATGGATCGCTGGGCTCAGATTCGTAAGAACGCTGCTGAGCGCGCGGCCCAGCGTGGCCCGGCTTctcctgcctctccaccgccgccagtaTCGCCAGAGATGCGGAGACCTGCTCCCAGGTTCGCCAGAAAGGACGAGACTGATGGGGACACCAGCGGTGAAGAGA CTATCGAGTCCCGGGTAGCCCGCATCAAGGCCAGAGTGGCCGAGTTGACCAGTAATCAGGAAGGCATGGGCGGACCAGGTGCTcgctcaccaccgcctccgaTTCGTCGTTAG